From the Candidatus Cloacimonadota bacterium genome, the window CTGCTGGCTGCGCCTATCCAGCAGCTCCTCAAATCCACTTGAAACGACGAAGAGCCCTGGTACAAACTCCGCTGAAACAGGTGGTCGTACAACTCCTTGATCTCAATACCGGAATCCAGCAACCCCTGGACGGTTGCGTGGCACTCGGCGCGCTGACCAGCGAGCAGCGCCTTCAGGTAGCCCTGGTACAGGTTTTCATCAATCATTGGTGCGTGTCCCCCGTCCATCGTTGTATTGCAAACGTTCAGCTGCAACCTGTTGTGCTTGCTGCAGAGTCGCATTGACCGCACTGGTCCATTCCGCTGAAAATCGTTGTGCATCCGTCAGCCAACTTTGCACGGCGGTGACGCTCCCTTCGATCCCGGCTGTTTCGTCGACAATCGCGGAGACCAACAGTTCCACGGCAGTGCTGTCTTTTCGGGCCATTTCCCCGCCAAGAGATTTTTCCCACTCCTCCTTCAGCGATTGCACGGCCTCTGCGGGGATGATCGCTTCTCTTCTCTCTTTGAGATGTTCGGCAGCATCGAGCAGTTTTTGGTAATTGGCCTGTTTTTCCGGAACGGCCCTGGACAGTTCTTCATGCAGGAATCGCAAGGTGTATTCCATCAGGATGGTCGGCATGCCGCGAGAAGCCAGCACCCTGCAGAGCCAATCGATCTGCTGCCTGACTATTTCCGGCTCCAGGGTCGAAAGCATGGCCAGCCAGCAGATGTCACTGTCTGAAAACCGCTTCCCCCGTTCACCATAGCGCTCAAAATAATACCCGAACGCATTCCACCCCCGGGTGCTCGCTTTCAGAGCGGCTTCCATTTCCCGATCATCCTGCGGCATCGGATGATTGCCGGCTTCCGGGTTGATTCGGGTTATATGCAAAGATGGGGCACTCTTTTGAAGCGGGTAAAGGGCTCGATAGAGCCGCTCTAACCCGGAAAAGGTTTCTCGAGCGGCCTCGATGACTTCCTGGTGGCTCGGTGGATCGTGCAGCAAAGCATTGACCGACTGGGAGAATGCCCGCCAGCGAGCACCTACCTGGTCTCCGTAACTGGCATAGTAGCGGCAGCCATTCACTCCCTCCAACTGGTAGGTTGCCGCTATATCCGGCTGGTGCATCCGGTTGCCGAGCGTGGATCCTTCAAGAACATACAGACAGCCAACCAGGGTGATTGGGTGCTCAACGCTCCG encodes:
- a CDS encoding biliverdin-producing heme oxygenase — translated: MILPGEHNKTDEPTPIMKRLKLETSTHHEILASLPFFQRLMEHRLPLASYLNQLHALSIIHGVLEGELAKTQEVAAVWDDSLRKLPLLERDLAHFQPGLASDAKEPVNAALALADAIRLRSVEHPITLVGCLYVLEGSTLGNRMHQPDIAATYQLEGVNGCRYYASYGDQVGARWRAFSQSVNALLHDPPSHQEVIEAARETFSGLERLYRALYPLQKSAPSLHITRINPEAGNHPMPQDDREMEAALKASTRGWNAFGYYFERYGERGKRFSDSDICWLAMLSTLEPEIVRQQIDWLCRVLASRGMPTILMEYTLRFLHEELSRAVPEKQANYQKLLDAAEHLKERREAIIPAEAVQSLKEEWEKSLGGEMARKDSTAVELLVSAIVDETAGIEGSVTAVQSWLTDAQRFSAEWTSAVNATLQQAQQVAAERLQYNDGRGTRTND